The DNA sequence GTACGACGACTACATCTTGAAGGTGTCGCGGGACGAACGCACCGATGGCAGCTTGAAGCCGGGGGAGGAGGCGCGCTTCCGCGTGTACTTCAAGCTGCCCGCGAACCTGAAAGGGCAGAGCCTCAGCGTCGTTGAGGGAGACGAGTCCCGCGCGCTCGTCTTTGACGTGAGCGCAGCCAAGTAACGACAAGCCGGGGGGGACGCGTCGTGGCCGCCCGGGCGCTTCGCGGGCCCCGGTATCCTGGCCGCCGCGCTGATCTTTACGCTGCTCGGGGCCCTGGCGCGGCAAGGTCTTCGCCGCCTCACCTGGCCGGTGACGTCCGGCACCTGACGGATAGCCGCGTTTCGTGGAGCCTCTCGGATGGTCAGCCGCGGTACGCGGCGCGTACGCCCGCAGCGTCCAGGAACGCCCGTACCGTTCCGGGCGGCGGTAAGTTCGGCACGGCCACGGCCTGCCACCGGGCAGTCGAGCGCAAGTACGCCCTGCAGCGCTGCGGGGTGCCGCTTGAGGCCCACGACCGCCGGCGCACCCTCATGCTCGGCCTGGACAGCACTCCCGCACAGGCATTCAACCCGACGTACCGCATGGTGAGCGGTCTGCTGAGTAATATCAGCGACTCCGCTGGGTACGAGTTACGCAAGCTGTGGACCGAGCAGCAGGTCGACAAGATGGTCAGTACGTACCTGCTGGACGTTGCGGGAAGTCCTGAGGAACTCCGGCTTGAGGTGCAGCACATCAACGAGGTCAGTCCCGGCGCCTGCACGTTCGCCGGGCCGTACAAGGCCACCGTGAACCTCGCGTTCGTGGAGCCTCGCTTCAACTGCGAGAAGGTCGCAGTAGAGTTCTCCAGCGAGGGTCTGCTCGCGCTCTTCGCGGAGTTCGAGTACGCCTTTGAGGGCAGGCCCACGGTGTTCGTCGGCGCCAAGGCGGGCATCAAGGCCGGTCCCCTCAACGTCGGTCCGAGCTTGAAAGGCGGCCTGGACATCACAGAGGGCCCGGACGGCACCTTCAAGGACGGAGGCTCGGTGCCGGGAGCGGCAGATCTCGGTGCAAAGGTCGTGGGAGACGACAAGCCCGGGGCGGGCGCCGAGGTGGAAGCAGAGTCAGGCTGCAGTGCCCTCCTGAGCGCAAGGAAAGAGCGGCGAGGCACTCGACCTCGCCGCTCTTCTGGCGGCGCCTTGAGAAGACGTCCAGGATGACTCTGACGCCAGGCGGCGACGAAGTGCGCACAGGCGCGCCGTGCTGGCATCCAGGACCTTCTCGACGTCCTCGTTCCGCCCGTGTCCACGCTCCTGCGCCTCCCAGATGACAGTTCCGGAAGAGCCAGGTCGGTCACCGCGCCGAAGTTGAAAGTTCAGGGTATCGTCGAATCCGCCCCTGGTGTTTTCAAAGTCGAACGAGACGCTTGAGGACACGCTGCACTCCGCCGACCACACGCCAAGACCGCTGGCCTCCTCGCTCTGAATTTGCAGAGCTCCGGCGGTGAGCGCGAGGTTCATCTCCGTCACTCGGCTCAGCGTGAATGGCCCGGACTAAGGGATGTCCGCGAACGAACACACTTCACCCTGGTGAACTGCACTGAGGGGGAAAGCGCCGCCTCCGGCGAGGGCGGGACCCGCCGTGAGGAAGACACAAAACCCGCCCTTCACGGCCTTGCCAGCCAGATTGGCGTCTGCCTGAGCGTGCCGCTGTGCCCGCAGGAGTCAAAGCCCCGGAAAAGGAGCATCGTCGTCTTGCCCAGCTGCTCTTTCTGGCTGCCCTGCCCGACCTGAAGCGGCGTTTTCGTGCCGTCCGCGTTCTTCAGGGACGCGGACACCTTGTAATACCCAACGGGAATATCACCCAGGCCCTTGGACACCGGAAGGGTGCGCGCGATGGCCGTTCCCTTGCTGCCGTCGATAAGAGGTCCATCGGGCACCAGCGTGACCTCAACGGTTGCGTCCCGGTCGATGACGTGAGCATCGTCGGTGTAGACGCGTTCGAAGGCGAGGGTTCCGCCCCAGGTATCCCCCCCGTAAGTCGACGAGGGCATGTCCGACTCGCCGTGGATTCTCCACACGAAGTTGCGCACCGCGCCCGCTTTGGCGTTCAGAGCGTCCTGGTATGGTTCGGGGTCGCCAGCCATACGCAGGCAGTACCGCTGGTCGTGGTACTTCACTTCCTTGTAGGCCGTCACGTAATACGGGTTGGTGGCCGGATTGAGTTCAGTGGACTGGTAGCGTCCCTGCGCGTCCGTGCTTGTGAAGATCGTCCCCCTGAACATGGCAGGCGCGATGATGATCTTGACGCCCACCACGGGTTTGCCGCGCTCGTCGACCACACGGCCGCTCACCGTGTTGGGCGTGAGTTTGGCAGGCGCGCTCAGGCCCAGCGCCGAGAGGGACAGGACGGACAGGACGAGGGAGAAGGTTCTGAAGTGTCGTGACATGGGCTTGCTCCTTTGGCCGCCCGGCGTGTCAGGCACGCGGGCACGTCTGGAAGGCAGCGTAGTGACCTCAGCGTGATTTTCGGGTGAATTGGGGGAGCGCCGTTCAGGAGGTAGTCTGAGAGGAGGCGTCCGCCCAGCGCCGCCCTTCCAGACCGCGTTCGATCAGGGCCCGCTCCAGCGTGCGCGCAGCGTCTGTCATGCGGCCCAGGGCCGTCCCGTACCGTTCGCCGAGGACGCTGGGGCGCAGCACGTCACGCACCAGGCTTGCCCACGTGTCAAAGGCTGCCGAGCTGTCGCCGGGCACCGCTGAATCCTCCCGGTCTGCCGTCATGGTCGAAGAGGCCCAGGCCCCCATTAGAGCGTTTGTCAAAAAGAGGACTTCTTTTTGACCGAGCAGGGCGGGCGAACTTGAAAGCGCGTTGGGGAGAATGGCGCCGTGAGTGGAAGGCCATCCCTCACGGCGCCATTCGGACAAATGCGCTATAGGGGTTCCGGTCCATTCGTGATGAAATAACGGCTTCACCCGGGCGGACGTGCAACGCTGCGCAGCAGAGCGAGCAGGAAAAATGGTGGCCCAGAGGCGTGGAATCACCGGAGCGCAGCGGAGGGGACGGAACGGATGGTCCGGAAACCGTATGACTGAGAAAGGACGTGCTTGCTGCGTCTCTCCAAGGCCACAACCGCCTGCTCCAACTCCAGCACGTTGAGGATGATCAGGGGCAAGCCCTGGGGCTGGAACTCCCTACCGGCGGAGGCAGCATGGATGCGGCCCACACCCCCGCCTTCCGGTGCTGGGGTGACCTCAGTGCGCACGTCCATAAACTACGGGGTGAATACAGGTCAAGTGGTAAGGAAGGTGGCCAGCCACGTCTGCCTACAAGATGAGATTGGCACCACGATTAAAGTGCTCATCGATAAATTGTTCGAGTGGATTGCGTGGGCGTTGAAGCCATCAGTCACGATGTGGTCCACATCGGTGGCACTGAGTTCCTCGTTACCGCTGTGGTCGCGCTTCGACTGAACTGAAGTTGTGCAAATAGAACGTGCCCTGCCGTCAGGCGGGGTTTTCCAGTTTCAGGAGGCGACCGCACATCGGCGAAAGCTTCGGAAGGGTAGGTTTATTCTTCTGAACGGTAAAGCCAATGAAGGTGGTAGACCAACGATGAAGTTGTTCTCAACGATATAGTGTGCTTATGCTCAACAACATCGACATAAACACCTCAGGACAGCTCCATGATCCACCCAGGCCAAATAGTCACGGTAACTGCTTAACGCGTAACAGCCCTGTCAACAAAAAAAGGGTCTTGTGTCAGAAGTTAAATTGTGGGAACGATATGCTTAATTTAATACAGCATTCACTAGTATTAAAAAGGCGGGCGAAAGTAGTAGTAGTCCAGTACCTATCATTAGGCAGCCACATCCGTAATTCACCTGATCTGGAAGTACACTCCCTTCAATATAAGCCAACTCGGTTCCGTGACTGGAAGGTCCAGCTGGACCGGTCGGTGAGTGTTGGATCCTCACGATAGTACCAAGTGGGTAGAGACGTTCGGCCTCAATTATGCCTTGAGCATTCAACCTCTGTACCTGATGAGAGTCGTATACGTCAATCCTCAGCGAGTTGATGCGGATCAAGTGCATACCTGGGAGCGGGACAACAGCACGGCGCTGCATGTGGGCAGGCGCACCTGGCGGCCAAATCACCCCTGTTATGTATTCCAGTCGATGGTATCCATGATTCAACACTGGGTTCGTTGCTTCCCAACGAATGCCTTGATGGACCGGTTGCTTGAGTTCGTGCAACTCAATCACTGCCTCTGAGACGGGCCACTGGGCTGCGCCGGTACCGCTCCGAATGCTCCGACGAGTCTCACGTAGATACCATGCGCCTGCCATAAGTAGAGCCAGGGCCACCAAAACCTGTCCGGCAACAAACACTGAGCCTATGGCTACCACAGCGCGTCCTCCCTATATACCGGGTAGTGGATGAGCATAATGACCATGAGAGATATACGCTGTCAGTCTTCTCTCAGTTCCCATACCACTCCTGCGGAGACCTCAGGGAAATGCGCTTCCCCTTCGGCGGGTTCTGGGACACGCTCTGCATCAGAAGAAATGGCCGTTGCAGGCAACTAGGCGTTCACGGCGTTCAGGATGCGGGAATTGTTCCTGAAGGCTGTGCATAGGGTGTGGTGACGGCGACTGGAATATTGCGGTAAAGATTGGAGCATCGTTCAATATACTACCAGAAATCCCACAAGTGTAGTCGCCGCGAATCACTGCTCCACAGCTATTCCGAGAATCAACGTATTTGACATATGCCCGTGTACCATTTCCTAAAAATAGATCGGGACCATCGGAGAATTTGGCCCTAAAAAGTGCTTTTGACTTCTCTTCCATATATACTTCGCGCCCTACGGCAATTCTGCAGTTATCTACAAAAGCAGCTGAGGCTGAAGAAGACACGCTTCACTCGCCAAAGATTTTAGTGCACCCCCGGAGTACCCAAATACCAAAGAGGACAAGAACGATAATAACGACTGCTGCGGCGTACTCGCAGCAGTTTAGCATGAGAACAAGGGGTGAGAAAGAAGGAGCTGGTTGTGAAGATACTGACCAATCCTTTGTAGTCAGAGAGGCCCTGCTTCTGGAGCGTAGAGAGGTAGTTCCGAATGCGGTAGGAATTCTTTCCACCCCCATCGGAACGAAACCCACCGGCGATCTTGCGCTTCACACACCATCCGGATGTCTCGCTCGGCTTGATTGTTGTCGAACGGGACGCCCTCCTCTTGGAGGAAGCGTAACACCTTGTCTCAGTGTTTCTGACATTGAGGGGCAAGGCTACGCCCAGGGGACTGCTTCACCCGTCCCCGCTGCTTTGGAACCGGCTCTGCTGCGGGGTTGGTCTCCAGTCCCGCTTCCAGGGGTGCATCAAAGCGAACCAGGAACGCGGCTTTCTCCGGTGGAGTGAGGGTACCTGCCCCGTGTTGATGGTAGACGCCTTGCAGTGCGGCTCGCAGTTCTCCCACCCAGTCTTGGTACAACTGTTCGTGGAGGAAGCGCAACTCCCGAAGCAGGTGGGCGTTACACAGCGTATGCCGGGCGCAGAGGTGGAAGTACGAGGGCCAGACATCGTGCGTCAACACGCCGGGGTACCGCGGCAGAACCCCCAAAGCCTGGATGGCGGCCGGGCCTACGGTGCGGGTCGTGCCCATAGGGGGTGAGCTGTTTGCTGCTGATGACGTGCACCCAGGCGAGCTTGCCTTTTACCTTGCTGTCCGTCTCGTCCACATGCAGGACGGGTGCTTCGAGCAGGGCTTCTTTCAGGCTGACCTCAAACCCAGTGAGTCGCGCTGTGGCGAGGTTGAGGTGCGGCGCGAGTGTTCCTTCACTGGGGCGCTGACCGCACAGCGTTTCAAGCACGTCTCCAACCTGTTTGAACGGCAGGAATTGAGCGACACCCTGGTACACCGCCAGGCCCTGGAAGCGAGGGCCGTACTGCACCTGACCGCGCACGTCCCGTGGGAACGCCTCCTGTTGTCGGTGGTGACAGCGGGGGCACACCTTCACTTCGGCCCGGTACTCAGTCACTTGCAACTGGACCTCCGGTAGGTCCAAGACCTGCCGAGCCAGGAGGTCTTACACTTTCGACCTCATTCCATTGCTGTCCACACGTACAAGCTTCCCGTGAGGGGCAGCACGACCACCTCGTCGGGAGAAGGGCGCATCTTCAAGGTGGTGCCTGGGTGTCCCACTTGACCACCAGAAGAGCGAACGCCCTAGGGGCGTTCGCTCTTGGGCTTCTTCTTCCAGGCCTGGTCCTGGCTGGGGGCTGACGCGTCGTCTCGCTGGTCCGCGCGACCTGCGCTTTCAATTCACGGAAGCGCGCCTGGAGCCGTTCGCAATTCGGGCAGGTCACGTCGGAGATGCCTTCACGTTACCGCATCCCATCCGGTTGTGTAGGTGCTGAGTAGTCACCGGTCACGTTTCTTGGCGATGCGCTTGGGCCTGGCCGCTGGTTTTGCGGCGGCGGCTTTGCGCTTCCGGCTGTTGCCGAGGTTCTGGCCCTTCCCATCACTGTTCTGGAGCTTGCAGCGGGTTTCTTCCGCGAGGGCCTTGAAGTCGGTGACGTCCCCCTCAAGATTCTCCACCGTGAGTTTCGGCTTCCCGCGACCACGTTGCGGCGCTGCGGCCAGCTTCTGGTCCACGCCCTCAAACCACTTGCCGAACTTGACGGAACAGGTCGAAGTGCAGCACGTGCTGGCACGCACTCACCTTTGTGTGCCCACGTGCGTACGGCCAGCGTGTTGGCACAGCAGTCCTGGGGCTGTGGTCACCATCCGGAGACTCCAGGCCATTGCCTGCCACTGGCGGTCAGGCCTCGGTAACGGCTTGATCTCTGACCAGCCATCGCCGTGTCGCCACGCGCTCGACCAGGGCGCGGTCATGGGAGGCCAGCAGCAACGTTCCGGGAAAGGTGAGCAGCAACGTTTCCAGTGCCTCGATCGCTGGGAGATCCAGATGGTTGGTGGGTTCATCCAAGATCAGAACCTGCGCGCGCGTCACGCTGAGGCGTGCCAGTGTCAGTCTGGTCCGCTGGCCACCGGACAAGTGCGCCACCAGGCCACCTGGCCCACCGGGAACCCCCAATTGCGCTGCCACCTCGTGCACCTGATGCGGCGTGAGCTTGGGGTTGGCGCCGAGCAGCGCATCTTCAATGGTGATCAGACCCCCAAGCTCCTCACCCTGCTGGCCAGCCCAGTACTGGGTCAGGTTCTGGCCCCACCGAACCTCACCTGTACGCCGAAACCCTGCGCACGGTGCATCGCTGGTCAACGCTGCGAGCAGGGTGCTTTTCCCGCTCCCATTTGCGCCGATCAGGGCGATGCGGTCACCGCGGCGTACTTGCAGGTCAATGCTTCTCAAAATCGTGCACCTGTTCCGCTGCACGCCAAGCCCCCGGATCTGCAGAACGTCGACCGGTCCGGGCGGTGCATCTGCAAGGGCCAAACGAATCAGTTGGCGATCCTCATACGGTTTAGGCGGCGCGGAAGCGTCCAGGCGAGCAGCGGCTCGCTCGAGCATCACGGCGTGACTGGCGTTGACGTTCTGCGCGTTCTGGGCTTTGCCTTTGGCAAGCAGCTTGTCCGGATCGCGCGCACGTTTGTGATTGTACTGGTTTGCACTGCGGGCTTTGCTTTGCCGGCGGAGGCGCTCTTCTTCCA is a window from the Deinococcus hopiensis KR-140 genome containing:
- a CDS encoding carboxypeptidase-like regulatory domain-containing protein, with the translated sequence MSRHFRTFSLVLSVLSLSALGLSAPAKLTPNTVSGRVVDERGKPVVGVKIIIAPAMFRGTIFTSTDAQGRYQSTELNPATNPYYVTAYKEVKYHDQRYCLRMAGDPEPYQDALNAKAGAVRNFVWRIHGESDMPSSTYGGDTWGGTLAFERVYTDDAHVIDRDATVEVTLVPDGPLIDGSKGTAIARTLPVSKGLGDIPVGYYKVSASLKNADGTKTPLQVGQGSQKEQLGKTTMLLFRGFDSCGHSGTLRQTPIWLARP
- a CDS encoding ABC-F family ATP-binding cassette domain-containing protein, which gives rise to MLQLKNVSFGHADDLVLSDVTLDLNRGERLGLVGANGSGKTTLMRLMAGVLTPDQGHITGTARVAYLAQHAALRGTTVLDVLTPAALRDARAALDGATAHLERGSEADLLAFADAEEAYRQADGYGFEGRALAVLDGLSLQGDAAVDALSGGQMRRVMLARLLLTPADLYLLDEPTNHLDVDGAAWLEGWIQASPAAFMLASHDRAFLEAVTHRVAELERRTLSVYPGAYSAAMAIKAELRAAQQRDHAAYRRKRSALEEERLRRQSKARSANQYNHKRARDPDKLLAKGKAQNAQNVNASHAVMLERAAARLDASAPPKPYEDRQLIRLALADAPPGPVDVLQIRGLGVQRNRCTILRSIDLQVRRGDRIALIGANGSGKSTLLAALTSDAPCAGFRRTGEVRWGQNLTQYWAGQQGEELGGLITIEDALLGANPKLTPHQVHEVAAQLGVPGGPGGLVAHLSGGQRTRLTLARLSVTRAQVLILDEPTNHLDLPAIEALETLLLTFPGTLLLASHDRALVERVATRRWLVRDQAVTEA